In the Kribbella sp. NBC_00482 genome, one interval contains:
- a CDS encoding acyl-CoA dehydrogenase family protein — MDRVIFNEDHHAFRASAKEYCERSLVPRMDQFLEEKTIDRAAWLEAGKQGFLGLDVPEEYGGSSVGDYRFNQVFAEEVSKVSASLSSCFGIHYDCAAPYFVDLGTEEQKQRWLPKFCSGEYVAAIGMTEPSGGSDLAALKTTAKKADGGWVLNGSKTFITNGDMADLVIVAARTDPSKGAKGITLFVVEEGMEGFARGRKLDKVGQTESGTSELFFEDLFVSDDNVLGEIDRGFIHMMERLAQERIGAAVSNIAHATQILDETIEYVKQRKAFGQSVGSFQYNKFLIAELVTKVEVTQAYVDNGVVAHDEDRLSAVDAAKTKWWSAHVQNEVLDACVQLHGGYGYMNEYRVARAWRDARVTKIWAGSNEIMKELIGRDLGL, encoded by the coding sequence ATGGATCGCGTCATCTTCAACGAGGACCACCACGCATTCCGAGCCAGCGCCAAGGAGTACTGCGAGCGCTCGCTGGTGCCGCGGATGGATCAGTTCCTCGAAGAGAAGACGATCGACCGCGCCGCCTGGCTGGAGGCCGGCAAGCAGGGATTCCTCGGACTGGACGTGCCGGAGGAGTACGGCGGTTCGAGCGTCGGCGACTACCGGTTCAACCAGGTCTTCGCCGAGGAGGTGTCGAAGGTCTCCGCGTCGCTGTCGAGCTGCTTCGGCATCCACTACGACTGCGCCGCGCCGTACTTCGTCGACCTCGGCACCGAGGAGCAGAAGCAGCGCTGGCTGCCCAAGTTCTGCTCCGGTGAGTACGTCGCCGCGATCGGGATGACCGAGCCGTCGGGCGGCTCCGACCTCGCCGCGCTGAAGACGACCGCGAAGAAGGCCGACGGCGGCTGGGTGCTGAACGGCTCGAAGACCTTCATCACGAACGGCGACATGGCCGACCTCGTCATCGTCGCCGCCCGGACCGACCCGTCCAAGGGCGCGAAGGGCATCACGCTGTTCGTGGTCGAGGAGGGCATGGAGGGCTTCGCCCGCGGCCGGAAGCTGGACAAGGTCGGCCAGACCGAGTCGGGTACGTCGGAGCTGTTCTTCGAGGACCTGTTCGTCAGTGACGACAACGTGCTCGGTGAGATCGACCGCGGCTTCATCCACATGATGGAGCGGCTGGCCCAGGAGCGCATCGGCGCCGCAGTGTCGAACATCGCGCACGCGACCCAGATCCTCGACGAGACGATCGAGTACGTGAAGCAGCGCAAGGCCTTCGGCCAGTCCGTCGGCTCGTTCCAGTACAACAAGTTCCTCATCGCCGAGCTCGTCACCAAGGTCGAGGTCACGCAGGCGTACGTCGACAACGGCGTGGTCGCGCACGACGAGGACAGGCTGTCCGCGGTGGATGCCGCGAAGACCAAGTGGTGGAGCGCCCACGTGCAGAACGAAGTCCTGGACGCGTGCGTCCAGCTGCACGGCGGGTACGGCTACATGAACGAGTACCGGGTCGCCCGCGCCTGGCGCGACGCCCGCGTGACCAAGATCTGGGCCGGCTCGAACGAGATCATGAAGGAACTCATCGGCCGCGACCTCGGCCTGTAG
- a CDS encoding acetyl-CoA C-acetyltransferase produces the protein MPEAVIVSTARSPIGRAHKGSLTTIRPDDLAVQMIKAAVDKVGLTGDQIEDLALGCAEPHDEHGGNMARRVAVQLGWDNTPATTVNRFCASSTQTARMAYHAIKSGEGDIFVSAGVECVSRYKNFGSAGVGDPSSFNEAFTDAVARTEKYAETNDTWHDPRQDGLIPDIYISMGQTAENVATLRGISRADQDVFGVRSQNLAEKAIDNGFFEREITPVTLPDGTVVSKDDGPRAGTTLEKVSQLKPVFRPDGTVTAGNCCPLNDGAAAVVIMSDTKARELGLTPLARIVSTGVSGLSPEIMGLGPVEASKQALARAGMSIGDIDLVEINEAFAVQVIGSARELGIDEDKLNVHGGAIALGHPFGSTGARIMTTLVNGLQFEDKQFGLETMCVGGGQGMAIVLERLS, from the coding sequence GTGCCTGAAGCAGTCATCGTGTCCACGGCGCGGTCGCCGATCGGGCGTGCGCACAAGGGGTCGCTGACCACGATCCGGCCGGACGACCTCGCCGTACAGATGATCAAGGCGGCGGTCGACAAGGTCGGGCTGACCGGCGACCAGATCGAGGACCTGGCGCTCGGCTGCGCGGAGCCGCACGACGAGCACGGCGGCAACATGGCGCGCCGGGTCGCGGTCCAGCTCGGCTGGGACAACACGCCGGCGACCACGGTCAACCGGTTCTGCGCGTCGTCGACGCAGACCGCGCGGATGGCGTACCACGCGATCAAGTCCGGCGAGGGCGACATCTTCGTCAGCGCCGGCGTCGAGTGCGTCTCGCGGTACAAGAACTTCGGCTCGGCCGGGGTCGGCGACCCGAGCTCGTTCAACGAGGCCTTCACCGACGCGGTCGCGCGGACCGAGAAGTACGCCGAGACCAACGACACCTGGCACGACCCGCGCCAGGACGGGCTGATCCCGGACATCTACATCTCGATGGGCCAGACCGCCGAGAACGTGGCGACCCTGCGGGGCATCAGCCGCGCGGACCAGGACGTCTTCGGCGTCCGCTCGCAGAACCTGGCCGAGAAGGCGATCGACAACGGGTTCTTCGAGCGCGAGATCACGCCGGTGACGCTGCCGGACGGGACCGTGGTGAGCAAGGACGACGGGCCGCGGGCCGGTACGACGCTGGAGAAGGTCAGCCAGCTGAAGCCGGTGTTCCGCCCCGACGGCACCGTGACGGCCGGCAACTGCTGCCCGCTGAACGACGGCGCCGCCGCGGTCGTGATCATGAGCGACACCAAGGCGCGCGAGCTCGGCCTGACGCCGCTGGCGCGGATCGTGTCGACCGGTGTCAGCGGGCTGTCGCCGGAGATCATGGGCCTCGGTCCGGTCGAGGCGTCGAAGCAGGCGCTGGCGCGGGCCGGGATGAGCATCGGCGACATCGACCTGGTCGAGATCAACGAGGCGTTCGCGGTCCAGGTGATCGGGTCGGCGCGTGAGCTCGGCATCGACGAGGACAAGCTGAACGTGCACGGCGGCGCGATCGCGCTCGGCCACCCGTTCGGGTCGACCGGCGCGCGGATCATGACCACGCTGGTCAACGGTCTGCAGTTCGAGGACAAGCAGTTCGGTCTCGAGACGATGTGCGTCGGCGGCGGTCAGGGCATGGCGATCGTTCTCGAGCGCCTCAGCTGA
- a CDS encoding SDR family oxidoreductase has product MALDGRTAIVTGASRGIGLAIAQRLVADGARVVITGRTQETLDEAVKTLGGRKHALAVAGKAADPTHRGAVVAAAVATYGSVDLLVNNAGINPIYGKLLDVDQMVAAKMVDTNVLAAIAWVKACRDAWMRAHGGAVVNLSSVAGLGPSPGIGWYGATKAMLSRVTQELAVELAPEIRVNAVAPAVVKTKFAGALYEGREDKVAATYPLRRLGRPEDVASLVWFLLSDEASWITGQTITIDGGLMLNGGIA; this is encoded by the coding sequence ATGGCGCTGGACGGCCGGACAGCGATCGTCACCGGAGCCTCCCGAGGTATCGGGCTGGCGATCGCGCAGCGCCTGGTGGCCGACGGCGCCCGCGTCGTCATCACCGGCCGGACCCAGGAGACCCTCGACGAGGCGGTCAAGACCTTGGGCGGCCGGAAGCACGCGCTGGCCGTGGCAGGCAAGGCGGCCGACCCGACGCACCGGGGCGCGGTCGTGGCCGCAGCGGTGGCGACGTACGGGTCGGTGGATCTGCTGGTGAACAACGCCGGCATCAACCCGATCTACGGGAAGCTGCTGGACGTCGACCAGATGGTCGCGGCCAAGATGGTGGACACCAATGTGCTGGCCGCGATCGCCTGGGTGAAGGCCTGCCGGGACGCGTGGATGCGCGCCCACGGCGGTGCCGTGGTCAACCTGTCCTCGGTGGCCGGGCTGGGGCCGTCGCCGGGCATCGGGTGGTACGGCGCGACCAAGGCGATGCTGTCCCGGGTCACCCAGGAGCTGGCCGTCGAGCTGGCTCCTGAGATCCGGGTGAACGCCGTGGCTCCGGCAGTGGTCAAGACCAAGTTCGCCGGAGCGCTCTACGAAGGGCGTGAGGACAAGGTCGCGGCGACGTACCCACTGCGTCGGCTGGGCCGGCCGGAGGACGTCGCCTCGCTGGTGTGGTTCCTGCTGTCCGACGAGGCGTCGTGGATCACCGGCCAGACCATCACCATCGACGGCGGCCTGATGCTGAACGGCGGGATCGCCTAG
- a CDS encoding TIGR03086 family metal-binding protein: MTNDPRALFVRALDQTQHLVNTTGPDDLDLPTPCDEYDVRTLLGHLLTVVARIDLALNGGDPLTIPGVTTGVDDVPAAWKERRVALDTTLADDAVLGQICKLPWGTLPGASAIAAYTGELTTHSWDLAKATGRLNELDDAVATQVLPMVRQSIPAEQRGGHVPFGPVVQVHADASPYDQLAAWQGRQP, translated from the coding sequence ATGACCAACGACCCACGCGCGCTGTTCGTCCGCGCTCTCGACCAGACCCAGCATCTCGTCAACACGACCGGGCCCGACGACCTCGACCTACCGACTCCCTGCGACGAGTACGACGTCCGCACCCTGCTGGGCCACCTGCTGACCGTCGTCGCGCGCATCGACCTCGCCTTGAACGGCGGCGACCCGCTGACCATCCCCGGCGTCACCACAGGCGTCGACGACGTACCGGCTGCTTGGAAGGAACGCCGCGTCGCTCTGGACACCACCCTCGCCGACGACGCCGTACTCGGCCAGATCTGCAAACTGCCGTGGGGCACCCTGCCCGGCGCATCTGCGATCGCTGCGTACACAGGTGAGCTCACCACGCACTCGTGGGACCTGGCGAAGGCCACTGGGCGTCTCAACGAGCTGGACGACGCTGTGGCGACACAGGTGCTTCCGATGGTGCGCCAGTCCATCCCGGCCGAGCAGCGCGGCGGACACGTGCCGTTCGGCCCGGTAGTGCAGGTGCACGCCGACGCGTCGCCGTACGACCAGCTGGCCGCCTGGCAGGGCCGCCAGCCCTAG
- a CDS encoding helix-turn-helix transcriptional regulator: MRADRLLQIILLLQRHERLSARDLAERLEVSSRTVMRDMEALSAAGVPVYSERGRNGGCVLLPGYRADVSELTPREAQALFAWSGRAALSEELGLQDALHSAMGKLSATLPVELQGDADALSGAIVVDRRRWFAEAEDTGALPVLRQAVVKRRRVRLRYASASEGVQQRTVDPWGLVEQAGRWYLVAAHRGAARMYRVSRVEQADVLEEAAERPDGLDVRAEWERLRSGLERQVPVGVDVLVRVRPEKVELIRRIASPMLAKGEVARDVQSDDEWPHLRLHFRVREAACGVLLGFAGDLEVLEPDDLRARMLELAQAALATYG, translated from the coding sequence ATGCGAGCGGACCGGTTGTTGCAGATCATCCTGTTGCTGCAGCGGCATGAGCGGTTGAGCGCGCGGGACCTGGCTGAGCGGCTGGAGGTGTCGTCGCGGACGGTCATGCGCGACATGGAGGCGTTGTCCGCGGCCGGCGTACCGGTGTACTCCGAGAGGGGGCGTAACGGGGGCTGCGTGTTGCTGCCCGGGTACCGCGCCGACGTGAGTGAGCTGACGCCGCGGGAGGCGCAGGCGTTGTTCGCGTGGTCGGGACGGGCGGCGTTGTCGGAGGAGCTCGGGCTGCAGGACGCGCTGCACTCTGCGATGGGGAAGCTGTCCGCGACGCTGCCTGTGGAGCTGCAGGGGGACGCGGACGCGTTGTCCGGTGCGATCGTCGTGGACCGGCGGCGGTGGTTCGCAGAGGCTGAGGACACCGGTGCGTTGCCCGTACTGCGGCAGGCCGTCGTCAAGCGGCGACGGGTACGACTGCGGTACGCGTCGGCGAGTGAGGGCGTCCAGCAACGAACTGTGGACCCGTGGGGGCTCGTCGAGCAGGCGGGGCGGTGGTACCTGGTGGCGGCGCATCGCGGGGCGGCGCGCATGTACCGGGTGTCTCGGGTCGAGCAGGCCGACGTACTCGAAGAGGCGGCGGAACGGCCCGACGGGTTGGACGTGCGTGCCGAGTGGGAGCGGCTGCGGTCCGGACTCGAGCGGCAGGTACCCGTCGGAGTCGACGTACTGGTCCGGGTACGGCCGGAGAAGGTGGAGCTGATCCGGCGCATCGCCTCACCGATGCTCGCGAAAGGGGAGGTGGCGCGCGACGTACAGTCCGATGACGAGTGGCCGCACCTGCGGTTGCACTTCCGGGTCCGGGAGGCGGCGTGCGGCGTACTGCTCGGATTCGCGGGCGACCTGGAGGTGCTCGAACCAGACGACCTGCGCGCCCGGATGCTGGAGCTGGCCCAGGCCGCGCTGGCGACCTACGGCTGA